The genomic window CGCTTCAGCAGATCGGTCATCTTCTTTAAAAGGACTTCCCGGTCGACCGCCTCCACCACTTCGCTGGTTTTGATCGCCCGGAAGCGCGCAAACTGCGGCAGGGTTTCCTTGCACTGGTACTTCAGCAAATGACCGGTGAGAAGCGATTTTTCCTTGGAAAGATCCTTCGCTTCGCTCAAACAGTTTCCCGCCAAAAACACCGCGCCCTCTTCCAAAAGAATCTCGAACAGATCATCGCCGGGCACCCTGGCCGCCAGAAACCGGATGACCTCTTCCCAGGGTTCCTCGCGGCAATGTTCGCGCACGACTTCCTGCCATTCCGCCTGCGCCGCAAGGTGCCGGGCGGCTAAATATTCCTGAAAGGAAGGATGCCGGTATTCAAAACGCGTGGCTGTCTCTTGAAATACCTCGTCCAGCCCTTTCGGAAAAGTCACCTCTTCATCTTTACCATTCAGAATTTTCAGCGCTTCCCCTGAGTTATCCAGGACCTGCTTGGAAAACCCCAGCTCGACGTCCTCAAAGCGTTGCACCCGGCCTTTATTTATCAACTCGAAGGAGATTTTCATCAGCCATTGCATGGGACTTTCGGTGCTGGTTTCTTGATTTTCTTCAGCAGATTCCGCCAGAATGCGATCGAAAAAAGCGGAGTAAATTTCATCCCGCGAGGTCGGCGCTTCCAGGGGTTCCTTTTCCTCCAAATTGCGGATCATTTGCAATAAAACAGGGATCTCTCCAAGCTCAGGAAAGTTCCCGAAAATTTTCTTTAACCTATTGTTTTTATTAACATCACCAAGAAAAAAATTGCGGTCTTTTTCATCGATTCCCTGCATTTCAATCTGGAAGGCGGAGTCCTGGCCTTTGCGGATCAGCGAGTCGGTGGCCAGCGGACCCAGATTGAACTTTCGAGTCGCCAGCACCACGAAACTGCTGTTGAAGGCATTGTCATCGACAAAGGTCTCGAAATAGACGTGGAAGCGGTCTTCCGGGTCCAGTTCATCCAATCCATCAAGAAGAAACTGGATCTTCCCGGTTTTGAAGATCAATTCGATGGTTCTCAAGAGAATATCTTCATCCAGTTCCAGACCCTCGACTTCCTCCTGCTCCAGCACAACCACCTTGAGAATTTCCTGGTAAACCGATTCGTAAAATTTCGCGAATCCCGTCCCTTCGGGAAGGATTCCCAGATGAAAATACAAAGGCAGCGGATAAACCGGATGCGCTCCCTCCTGAAGCCTCTGCTCCTGATAGCCTTTAAGATAAGTGGTTTTCCCCATGCCGGAGCCCGTCTGGATCATGACCTTCAGGCTGTTGAGCTCCAGCAGATCCTCGTGGATGGCACGGGGTGCGGGAAACACCTGCTCCTGCAAACTTTGCCGGTGATGAATGGGATTGGTGTCGAGTAGCATCTGGGGGATCACATGCTTCCGCCCCCTGCCCTCGCCCAGCCTTTCATCCAGCCAGGCCGACACCGCATTGAGCTGGTGCTTTCTGTAAGTCTCGATCACCCAGTCCTGGGATTCCTCCAGCTTCGGTTGGGCAACGGGAAGTTCGTCGCCGGAAGGCCGGGGGACCGGCAAATCATTTGTTTCGCTCATAGGGAAGGTTCTTTATAATCAAAGTGTATGTCAAGAGACACTCTTACAATTGATATTTTTCGACTTGGACAATCGCCAAACCCATTTTTTAGGGGTTTGGCTCATATTTCAAGTTGAGTTTTTCCAGGAACTCTAAAAATTTTATCACACTGAATCCGCTTTCCCCGCATCAATAACCAAATTATCCCATGATTCCCCTGAGCGACGACATTCCCACCCGAAGCTTCCCGATCGTCACCGTGATAGCCATCGGGATCAATGTTTTCATCTATTTTCAGACCTTTTTCCGCCTTCCCTTTCCGCCGGATATGGTGTTCAACGAATACGGCCTCGTGCCCTATTCCCTGGTCCGTTCCCCGGTTGCGAATTATCCGACCATCTATTATTCCATGTTCCTGCACGCCGGCTTCTGGCACCTGGCCGGAAACATGCTCTACCTGTGGATCTTCGGCAACAACATAGAAGACGTTCTGGGGAAATTCCGCTTCATCCTGTTTTACCTGGTCTGCGGGACGATTGCCGCCCTCGGGCACGTCGCCACCGATTTCAATTCGCAGATTCCCATGGTCGGGGCCAGCGGCGCGGTGTCCGGAGTGTTGGGAGCCTACCTCGTGCTATTCCCATTCGCCAGAGTGAAGACCCTCATATTCATCGTCATCTTCATCACCGTCATCCGCATCCCGGCGCTGGTGCTTCTCGGTTTGTGGATTCTGATGCAAGTCGCCAATGGCATGGCGCAAGGGGGCGGCGGCGCGGGGGTGGCCTGGTTCGCCCACATCGGCGGGTTTCTGGCTGGCATGCTCCTCATCATGCCGTTTCGCGGGATGCGAACTTGAAAATCCAAAATCCCCTAAATCACTTACCTTTAAGTTTAGTTTAGCCATGCCCACAAAAATCATTATAAGGGAACTTTCAACTGTTGGCCCATATTGTCAAAAATGTTATAATAGTTGATATGTCCACAGCCTAATGCCCTTTTAGCCGTAAGCTTTATAGTGCGTTGGATTAAAGGTGAAAAACTCAAATTTTGTGTGGAACAGTTGCAATGGAAAAGCAGGCGTTTAGTTTTACTTCGATCGCAATTTCTAGAAATCGAAAACTATTGAGGAACAAAAAAGTTGGTAAAATTCATTAAAAAACTAAAGCTTCATAACTTCAGGCGTTTTCGCGATCTTACTATCGATTTCGATGAACACATGAACTTACTCATCGGGGACAACGAGTCTGGAAAAAGCTCAATTCTCCAATCGCTCGATCTGGTAATGAGCGGAAGCCGAAGCAAGGTGGAAACCTTAGGTCTAGAGAACCTAATCAATACTGACACAGTCAATGAGTTTCTTGCGAGCAACAAGTCCTACAAAGACCTTCCTGTGATGTGGGTTGAGGTTTATCTGAACGAACAAAATAATCCTGATCTTAATGGACGAAATAACACCAAAAAACTTGATATTGATGGCTTAAAACTTATTTGTGAGCCTATAGATGACTACGGAAAGGAAATCGAAGATATCCTGAAGGAGGAGGAACCCAATTTTCCTTTCGATTACTACTCGATCAAATTCAAGACATTTTCGGATGAGCCCTACACAGGATATCGTCGATTCATAAAGCACCTGTTGCTAGATGGATCACAGATTAACAATGAATACGCAACGCGTGAATACGTAAAAGAAATGTATCGGGCAAAAGTAAAAGCTAAAGAAAAAAATAAGCACCAACATGAATACAGAAGCCACAAAATAAAATTCCGGGACAATGTTTTGTTTGATTTGAACGACCAACTCCAAAGTTATAAGTTTTCGGTTGCGACCAATACTAAATCCAATTTAGAAACTGATTTAACGATCATCGAGGAGGACATACCAATCGAAAACAAAGGGAAAGGTCGCCAGTGTTTCATTAAGA from Nitrospinaceae bacterium includes these protein-coding regions:
- a CDS encoding rhomboid family intramembrane serine protease, translated to MIPLSDDIPTRSFPIVTVIAIGINVFIYFQTFFRLPFPPDMVFNEYGLVPYSLVRSPVANYPTIYYSMFLHAGFWHLAGNMLYLWIFGNNIEDVLGKFRFILFYLVCGTIAALGHVATDFNSQIPMVGASGAVSGVLGAYLVLFPFARVKTLIFIVIFITVIRIPALVLLGLWILMQVANGMAQGGGGAGVAWFAHIGGFLAGMLLIMPFRGMRT